In Triticum urartu cultivar G1812 chromosome 6, Tu2.1, whole genome shotgun sequence, the following proteins share a genomic window:
- the LOC125514781 gene encoding uncharacterized protein LOC125514781 isoform X1: MPQRKRTSEKTYEIKPTKKNNEKKAGDSHARARVPSSEASRFRRRSRTCRRRCLRYLDGSHRKSIPSPPPSRSHQGSRTPECPKSLRYLRSSPPISSLRRSPRAGIGVSPAWSVAGERRVGKIGGAEFIRKDGAVDDMYGYLNYLSLEYDSSRTPILLGMNFWLFPSFSPFKTRKVVMQKFDLLLPVFRLICYGCGSLWQSSLYSN, from the exons ATGCCTCAACGAAAAAGAACCAGCGAAAAAACCTACGAAATAAAACCTACGAAGAAAAACAATGAAAAAAAAGCAGGCGACTCGCACGCACGAGCGAGAGTGCCCTCGAGCGAGGCCTCCAGATTTCGCCGCCGCTCTCGCACTTGCCGTCGCCGATGCCTGCGCTACCTCGACGGAAGCCATCGCAAATCCATCCCTTCGCCGCCGCCCTCGCGCTCGCATCAAGGATCGAGGACTCCAGAGTGCCCTAAATCCCTGCGCTACCTCCGTTCGTCGCCGCCGATCTCGTCGCTACGTCG CTCGCCACGGGCAGGGATCGGCGTCTCGCCGGCGTGGAGCGTGGCAGGGGAGAGAAGGGTGGGTAAGATCGGCGGGGCAGAGTTCATCCGGAAGGACGGCGCGGTGGACGACATGTACGGATACCTCAACTACCTGTCCCTCGAGTATGACTCGTCTCGGACACCAATCCTGCTTGGTATGAATTTTTGGCTCTTTCCTTCCTTCTCTCCGTTTAAAACTAGAAAGGTTGTGATGCAAAAATTCGATTTGTTGCTACCTGTATTCAGGCTGATCTGCTATGGCTGCGGTTCCTTGTGGCAGAGTTCTCTATATTCCAATTAA
- the LOC125514781 gene encoding uncharacterized protein LOC125514781 isoform X2: MPQRKRTSEKTYEIKPTKKNNEKKAGDSHARARVPSSEASRFRRRSRTCRRRCLRYLDGSHRKSIPSPPPSRSHQGSRTPECPKSLRYLRSSPPISSLRRSPRAGIGVSPAWSVAGERRVGKIGGAEFIRKDGAVDDMYGYLNYLSLEYDSSRTPILLDLICA, from the exons ATGCCTCAACGAAAAAGAACCAGCGAAAAAACCTACGAAATAAAACCTACGAAGAAAAACAATGAAAAAAAAGCAGGCGACTCGCACGCACGAGCGAGAGTGCCCTCGAGCGAGGCCTCCAGATTTCGCCGCCGCTCTCGCACTTGCCGTCGCCGATGCCTGCGCTACCTCGACGGAAGCCATCGCAAATCCATCCCTTCGCCGCCGCCCTCGCGCTCGCATCAAGGATCGAGGACTCCAGAGTGCCCTAAATCCCTGCGCTACCTCCGTTCGTCGCCGCCGATCTCGTCGCTACGTCG CTCGCCACGGGCAGGGATCGGCGTCTCGCCGGCGTGGAGCGTGGCAGGGGAGAGAAGGGTGGGTAAGATCGGCGGGGCAGAGTTCATCCGGAAGGACGGCGCGGTGGACGACATGTACGGATACCTCAACTACCTGTCCCTCGAGTATGACTCGTCTCGGACACCAATCCTGCTTG ATCTCATTTGTGCCTAG
- the LOC125514781 gene encoding uncharacterized protein LOC125514781 isoform X3: MPQRKRTSEKTYEIKPTKKNNEKKAGDSHARARVPSSEASRFRRRSRTCRRRCLRYLDGSHRKSIPSPPPSRSHQGSRTPECPKSLRYLRSSPPISSLRRSPRAGIGVSPAWSVAGERRVGKIGGAEFIRKDGAVDDMYGYLNYLSLDSGR, from the exons ATGCCTCAACGAAAAAGAACCAGCGAAAAAACCTACGAAATAAAACCTACGAAGAAAAACAATGAAAAAAAAGCAGGCGACTCGCACGCACGAGCGAGAGTGCCCTCGAGCGAGGCCTCCAGATTTCGCCGCCGCTCTCGCACTTGCCGTCGCCGATGCCTGCGCTACCTCGACGGAAGCCATCGCAAATCCATCCCTTCGCCGCCGCCCTCGCGCTCGCATCAAGGATCGAGGACTCCAGAGTGCCCTAAATCCCTGCGCTACCTCCGTTCGTCGCCGCCGATCTCGTCGCTACGTCG CTCGCCACGGGCAGGGATCGGCGTCTCGCCGGCGTGGAGCGTGGCAGGGGAGAGAAGGGTGGGTAAGATCGGCGGGGCAGAGTTCATCCGGAAGGACGGCGCGGTGGACGACATGTACGGATACCTCAACTACCTGTCCCTCGA CTCTGGAAGATAA